One window of the Streptomyces asoensis genome contains the following:
- a CDS encoding NADH-quinone oxidoreductase subunit A — translation MNAYAPILVLGALGAGFAIFSVVMATLIGPKRYNRAKLEAYECGIEPTPTPAGGGRFPIKYYLTAMLFIVFDIEIVFLYPWAVTFDALGVFGLVEMLLFVLTVFVAYAYVWRRGGLEWD, via the coding sequence GTGAACGCGTATGCGCCCATCCTCGTACTGGGAGCCCTCGGGGCAGGCTTTGCGATCTTCTCCGTGGTCATGGCCACGCTGATCGGGCCGAAGCGGTACAACCGCGCCAAGCTCGAGGCCTACGAGTGCGGTATCGAGCCGACCCCCACGCCGGCCGGCGGCGGGCGCTTCCCCATCAAGTACTACCTGACGGCGATGCTCTTCATCGTCTTCGACATCGAGATCGTCTTCCTCTACCCCTGGGCCGTCACCTTCGACGCCCTGGGTGTTTTCGGGCTCGTGGAGATGTTGCTCTTCGTGCTCACCGTCTTCGTCGCGTACGCGTACGTATGGCGGCGCGGCGGCCTGGAATGGGACTGA
- a CDS encoding NuoB/complex I 20 kDa subunit family protein yields the protein MGLEEKLPSGFLLTTVEQAAGWVRKASVFPATFGLACCAIEMMTTGAGRYDLARFGMEVFRGSPRQADLMIVAGRVSQKMAPVLRQVYDQMPNPKWVISMGVCASSGGMFNNYAIVQGVDHIVPVDIYLPGCPPRPEMLMDAILKLHHKIQNTKLGVNAEEAAREAEEAALKALPMIEMKGLLR from the coding sequence ATGGGACTCGAAGAAAAGCTGCCGAGCGGATTCCTGCTGACCACCGTCGAGCAGGCCGCGGGCTGGGTGCGCAAGGCGTCCGTCTTCCCCGCCACGTTCGGCCTCGCCTGCTGTGCCATCGAGATGATGACCACCGGCGCCGGCCGCTACGACCTGGCGCGCTTCGGTATGGAGGTCTTCCGGGGTTCGCCCCGCCAGGCGGACCTCATGATCGTCGCCGGCCGGGTGAGCCAGAAGATGGCGCCGGTGCTCCGGCAGGTCTACGACCAGATGCCGAACCCCAAGTGGGTCATCTCCATGGGCGTGTGCGCCTCCTCCGGCGGCATGTTCAACAACTACGCGATCGTCCAGGGCGTCGACCACATCGTGCCCGTCGACATCTACCTCCCGGGCTGCCCGCCGCGCCCCGAGATGCTGATGGACGCGATCCTCAAGCTCCACCACAAGATCCAGAACACCAAGCTCGGTGTGAACGCCGAGGAGGCGGCCCGCGAGGCGGAAGAAGCGGCGCTCAAGGCCCTGCCCATGATCGAGATGAAGGGGCTGCTGCGGTGA
- a CDS encoding NADH-quinone oxidoreductase subunit C: MSDANGTQGANGPADGVSGSNGADGVNPEKDLSASNLPGQRGQGGEEVRVQRGMFGANNGGDTSGYGGLVRSVRLPGAASRPYGGWFDEVADELEGALEEQGLLPANAIEKTIVDRDELTFHIEREHLLRVARTLRDDPALRFELCTGVSAVHYPNDKGRELHAVYHLRSITHNRLIRLEVSAPDADPHIPSLVSVYPTNDWHERETYDFFGIVFDGHPALTRIMMPDDWQGHPQRKDYPLGGIPVEYKGAQIPAPDQRRSYS, from the coding sequence GTGAGCGACGCGAACGGCACCCAAGGCGCGAACGGCCCCGCGGACGGGGTGAGCGGGTCGAACGGGGCGGACGGAGTGAACCCCGAGAAGGACCTCTCCGCCTCCAACCTCCCCGGTCAGCGCGGCCAGGGCGGCGAGGAGGTCCGCGTCCAGCGCGGCATGTTCGGAGCCAACAACGGCGGCGACACCTCCGGCTACGGCGGCCTGGTCCGCTCCGTCCGGCTCCCGGGAGCGGCCAGCCGGCCCTACGGCGGCTGGTTCGACGAGGTCGCCGACGAACTCGAGGGCGCACTCGAGGAGCAGGGGCTGCTCCCCGCCAACGCGATCGAGAAGACGATCGTCGACCGCGACGAGCTCACGTTCCACATCGAGCGCGAGCACCTGCTCCGTGTGGCCCGCACCCTGCGCGACGACCCGGCCCTGCGCTTCGAGCTCTGTACCGGCGTCAGCGCCGTGCACTACCCGAACGACAAGGGGCGTGAGCTGCACGCCGTCTACCACCTGCGCTCGATCACCCACAACCGGTTGATCCGCCTGGAGGTCAGCGCCCCGGACGCCGACCCGCACATCCCGTCCCTGGTCTCCGTGTATCCCACGAACGACTGGCACGAACGCGAGACCTACGACTTCTTCGGGATCGTCTTCGACGGTCACCCGGCCCTGACGCGGATCATGATGCCGGACGACTGGCAGGGCCATCCGCAGCGCAAGGACTACCCCCTCGGCGGCATCCCCGTCGAATACAAGGGCGCCCAGATCCCGGCTCCGGACCAGCGGAGGTCGTACTCATGA
- a CDS encoding NADH-quinone oxidoreductase subunit D, with product MSTQSASARETTEGTVYTVTGGDWDEVVQSATRADDERIIVNMGPQHPSTHGVLRLILEIEGETVTEARCGIGYLHTGIEKNLEYRTWTQGTTFVTRMDYLTSFFNETAYCLAVEKLLGIEDQITERAKIIRVLLMELNRLSSHLVCIATGGMELGATTIMIYGFRDREMILDIYELITGLRMNHAYIRPGGLAQDLPPGAVDQIREFVKKMKKNLPEYDKLATGNPIFKARMQDVGYLDLAGCMALGATGPILRSTGLPHDLRKAQPYCDYETYDFDVPTADSCDSYGRFLVRLEEMRQSLRIVEQCLDRLQPGPVMVADRKIAWPAQLALGPDGLGNSLDHIKKIMGTSMEALIHHFKLVTEGFRVPPGQAYAAVESPKGELGVHAVSDGGTRPYRVHFRDPSFTNLQAMAAMCEGGQVADVIVAVASIDPVMGGVDR from the coding sequence ATGAGCACGCAGTCAGCATCCGCCCGTGAGACCACCGAGGGCACTGTATATACGGTCACCGGTGGCGACTGGGACGAGGTCGTCCAGTCCGCGACCCGCGCCGACGACGAGCGCATCATCGTCAACATGGGTCCCCAGCACCCCTCGACCCACGGGGTGCTCCGCCTGATCCTGGAGATCGAGGGCGAGACGGTCACCGAGGCCCGCTGCGGCATCGGCTACCTCCACACCGGCATCGAGAAGAACCTCGAGTACCGCACGTGGACGCAGGGCACCACGTTCGTGACGCGCATGGACTACCTGACGTCCTTCTTCAACGAGACCGCCTACTGTCTCGCCGTCGAGAAGCTGCTCGGTATCGAGGACCAGATCACCGAGCGAGCCAAGATCATCCGGGTGCTCCTGATGGAGCTGAACCGGCTGTCCTCCCACCTGGTGTGCATCGCCACCGGCGGCATGGAACTCGGCGCCACCACGATCATGATCTACGGATTCCGTGATCGTGAAATGATTCTCGACATCTACGAGCTCATCACGGGCCTGCGGATGAACCACGCGTACATCCGCCCCGGCGGACTCGCCCAGGACCTGCCGCCCGGCGCGGTGGACCAGATCCGCGAGTTCGTGAAGAAGATGAAGAAGAACCTCCCCGAGTACGACAAGCTCGCCACCGGGAACCCCATCTTCAAGGCCCGTATGCAGGACGTCGGGTATCTCGACCTGGCCGGCTGCATGGCCCTCGGCGCCACCGGCCCGATCCTGCGGTCCACCGGCCTCCCGCACGACCTGCGCAAGGCACAGCCGTACTGCGACTACGAGACATACGACTTCGATGTCCCGACCGCCGACTCCTGCGACTCCTACGGCCGCTTCCTGGTCCGCCTGGAGGAGATGCGCCAGTCGCTCCGGATCGTCGAGCAGTGCCTGGACCGGCTACAGCCCGGCCCCGTCATGGTCGCCGACCGGAAGATCGCCTGGCCCGCCCAGCTCGCCCTGGGCCCCGACGGTCTCGGCAACTCCCTGGACCACATCAAGAAGATCATGGGCACCTCCATGGAGGCCCTGATCCACCACTTCAAGCTGGTGACCGAGGGCTTCCGCGTCCCGCCGGGACAGGCGTACGCGGCCGTCGAGTCACCCAAGGGCGAACTCGGGGTGCACGCCGTTTCCGACGGAGGCACCCGGCCCTACCGGGTCCACTTCCGGGACCCGTCCTTCACCAACCTTCAGGCCATGGCAGCGATGTGCGAGGGCGGCCAGGTCGCCGACGTCATCGTCGCCGTCGCCTCCATCGACCCCGTAATGGGAGGCGTCGACCGGTGA
- the nuoE gene encoding NADH-quinone oxidoreductase subunit NuoE, which translates to MTTSSSERGVSLGMPELPAPAYPDDVRARLEADAREIIARYPDSRSALLPLLHLVQSEEGHVTRTGMQFCADVLKLTTAEVTAVATFYTMYRRRPSGDYQVGVCTNTLCAVMGGDAIFEQLQEHLGIGNGETTDDGKITLEHIECNAACDFAPVVMVNWEFFDNQTVQSAKRLVDDLRIGHTVSPTRGAPLCTFKETARILAGFPDERDGAVEASGSAGPASLVGLRLARGETAPARVVHPRDGGPHDEPQDRAVHEPSPAEHQSSHDAPQDTSASDPAHPAGPTAEEGE; encoded by the coding sequence GTGACCACCTCTTCTTCCGAGCGGGGCGTCAGCCTGGGTATGCCCGAACTGCCCGCGCCCGCCTACCCGGACGACGTCCGGGCCCGGCTGGAAGCGGATGCGCGCGAGATCATCGCCCGCTATCCCGACTCCCGGTCCGCGCTCCTGCCGTTGCTGCATCTCGTGCAGTCGGAGGAGGGACACGTCACGCGCACCGGGATGCAGTTCTGCGCGGACGTGCTGAAACTGACCACGGCCGAGGTCACCGCGGTCGCCACCTTCTACACCATGTACCGGCGCCGCCCCAGCGGCGACTACCAGGTGGGCGTCTGCACCAACACGCTGTGCGCGGTGATGGGCGGCGACGCGATCTTCGAACAGCTCCAGGAGCACCTGGGCATCGGCAACGGCGAGACCACCGACGACGGCAAGATCACCCTGGAGCACATCGAGTGCAACGCGGCCTGTGACTTCGCGCCGGTCGTGATGGTCAACTGGGAGTTCTTCGACAACCAGACCGTGCAGAGCGCGAAGCGCCTGGTGGACGACCTGCGGATCGGTCACACCGTCTCGCCGACGCGCGGTGCGCCGCTGTGCACCTTCAAGGAGACCGCCCGGATCCTGGCGGGCTTCCCCGACGAGCGGGACGGGGCCGTCGAGGCGAGCGGCAGTGCGGGACCGGCGTCGCTGGTGGGTCTTCGCCTGGCAAGGGGAGAGACCGCACCCGCGCGCGTGGTCCACCCGCGGGACGGCGGGCCGCACGACGAGCCGCAGGACCGCGCGGTGCACGAGCCGTCGCCCGCGGAGCACCAGAGTTCGCACGACGCGCCGCAGGACACGTCGGCCTCCGACCCAGCTCACCCGGCAGGGCCTACCGCCGAGGAGGGGGAGTGA
- the nuoF gene encoding NADH-quinone oxidoreductase subunit NuoF, which produces MMTLAPELKGSSPEKLLAPVLSAFWDEDRSWSLDVYRRHEGYEGLRKALAMSPDDLIAYVKDSGLRGRGGAGFPTGMKWQFIPQGDGKPHYLVVNADESEPGTCKDIPLLFANPHSLIEGIVIACYAIRSSHAFIYLRGEVVPVLRRLHEAVREAYAAGYLGENILGSGLDLELTVHAGAGAYICGEETALLDSLEGRRGQPRLRPPFPAVAGLYACPTVVNNVESIASVPAILQNGKEWFRSMGSEKSPGFTLYSLSGHVAGPGQYEAPLGITLRQLLEMSGGMRPGHRLKFWTPGGSSTPMFTEEHLDVPLDYEGVGAAGSMLGTKALQCFDETTCVVRAVTRWTEFYAHESCGKCTPCREGTYWLVQLLRDIEAGKGVLSDLDKLNDIADNINGKSFCALGDGAASPIFSSLKYFREEYEQHITGRGCPFDPAKSTVWADKHTEVNA; this is translated from the coding sequence GTGATGACCTTGGCACCCGAGTTGAAAGGCAGTAGCCCGGAGAAGCTGCTCGCACCCGTGCTGTCGGCCTTCTGGGACGAGGACCGGTCCTGGAGTCTGGACGTCTACCGAAGGCACGAAGGGTACGAGGGACTCCGCAAGGCACTCGCCATGTCGCCGGACGACCTGATCGCGTATGTCAAGGACTCCGGTCTGCGAGGGCGGGGCGGCGCGGGATTCCCGACGGGAATGAAATGGCAGTTCATTCCCCAAGGTGATGGAAAGCCGCACTATCTAGTTGTCAACGCCGACGAATCGGAGCCCGGGACCTGCAAGGACATCCCGCTCCTCTTCGCGAACCCGCATAGCCTCATCGAGGGCATTGTGATCGCGTGTTATGCCATCAGGTCGTCTCATGCCTTCATCTATCTGCGTGGTGAAGTCGTCCCTGTTCTGCGGCGGTTGCACGAGGCCGTGCGCGAGGCCTACGCGGCGGGCTACCTCGGCGAGAACATCCTGGGCAGCGGACTCGACCTCGAACTCACCGTGCACGCCGGCGCCGGCGCGTACATCTGCGGTGAGGAGACCGCGCTGCTCGACTCGCTCGAAGGCCGCCGTGGTCAACCGCGGCTGCGCCCTCCTTTCCCTGCTGTCGCGGGCCTCTATGCGTGCCCGACTGTGGTGAATAACGTCGAATCGATCGCGTCAGTTCCCGCGATTCTGCAAAACGGCAAAGAATGGTTCAGGTCGATGGGAAGCGAGAAGTCCCCGGGCTTCACGCTCTACTCGCTCAGCGGCCATGTCGCCGGTCCCGGCCAGTACGAGGCCCCGCTCGGCATCACCCTCCGCCAGCTCCTCGAGATGAGCGGCGGCATGCGACCCGGGCACCGGCTCAAGTTCTGGACACCGGGCGGCTCCTCGACGCCGATGTTCACCGAGGAGCACCTCGACGTCCCTCTTGACTACGAAGGAGTGGGTGCCGCGGGTTCCATGCTCGGCACCAAAGCTCTCCAGTGCTTCGACGAGACGACCTGCGTCGTGCGGGCCGTCACCCGGTGGACCGAGTTCTACGCCCACGAGTCCTGCGGCAAGTGCACCCCGTGCCGTGAAGGAACGTACTGGCTCGTGCAGTTGCTGCGGGACATCGAGGCCGGCAAGGGAGTCCTCTCCGACCTCGACAAGCTCAACGACATCGCCGACAACATCAACGGCAAGTCCTTCTGCGCCCTCGGCGACGGCGCGGCCTCGCCGATCTTCTCCTCGCTCAAGTACTTCCGCGAGGAGTACGAGCAGCACATCACGGGCCGCGGCTGCCCCTTCGACCCGGCCAAGTCGACGGTCTGGGCGGACAAGCACACGGAGGTGAACGCATGA
- a CDS encoding NADH-quinone oxidoreductase subunit G has protein sequence MTVTTSAPSGGGEAAVPPEDLVTLTIDGAEISVPKGTLVIRAAEQLGIEIPRFCDHPLLDPVGACRQCIVEVEGQRKPMASCTITCTDGMVVKTQLSSPVAEKAQHGVMELLLINHPLDCPVCDKGGECPLQNQAVSHGQAESRFEGRKRTYEKPLPISTQVLLDRERCVLCARCTRFSNQVAGDPMIELIERGALQQVGTGEGDPFESYFSGNTIQICPVGALTSAAYRFRSRPFDLVSSPSVCEHCSGGCATRTDHRRGKVMRRLAANDPEVNEEWICDKGRFAFRYPQQRDRLETPLVRDAEGDLVPASWPEALQIAAQGLLASRGRTGVLTGGRLTIEDAYAYSKFTRVALGTNDIDFRARVHSSEEADFLAAHIAGRGRDLDGTGVTYTFLEKAPAVLLVGFESEEEAPGVFLRLRKAWRKHGQRVFSLATHVTRGLEKAGGTLLSAAPGTETEWLDALAGGVGLEDAGGKAAEALRAEGAVIVVGERLAGVAGGLTAAVRAAAATGARLVWIPRRAGERGAIEAGALPSLLPGGRPATDPRAREEVAAAWGLAELPHRYGRDTGQIVEAAASGELQALLVAGVEVADLPDPARARAALAEAGFVVSLELRPGEVTEHADVVLPVAAVAEKAGAFLNWEGRVRSFEAALKPDQMTRRPAPADARVLQMLADAMDVHLGLPDLRTARAELDRLGAWDGPRASESLETAAQLPRPAAGEAVLAGHRLLLDQGVLQQGDEALAGTRHAAHARVSPATAAEVGVKDGDVLAVTGPAGAVELPLLITQMPDRVVWLPLNSTGGGVASDSGATPGALVRIGPATLIADAPKEVEG, from the coding sequence ATGACGGTGACCACCAGCGCTCCCTCCGGAGGCGGCGAGGCGGCGGTCCCGCCGGAAGATCTCGTGACGCTGACGATCGACGGCGCCGAGATCAGCGTGCCCAAGGGCACCCTGGTCATCCGGGCCGCCGAGCAACTCGGCATCGAGATCCCGCGCTTCTGCGACCATCCCCTCCTCGACCCGGTCGGCGCGTGCCGGCAGTGCATCGTCGAGGTCGAGGGCCAGCGCAAGCCGATGGCGTCCTGCACGATCACGTGTACGGACGGCATGGTGGTGAAGACCCAGCTCAGCTCACCGGTCGCCGAGAAGGCGCAGCACGGTGTGATGGAGCTGCTCCTCATCAACCACCCGCTGGACTGCCCGGTCTGCGACAAGGGCGGCGAGTGCCCCCTCCAGAACCAGGCCGTGTCGCACGGCCAGGCCGAGTCCCGCTTCGAGGGCAGGAAACGGACGTACGAGAAGCCCCTGCCGATCTCCACGCAGGTGCTGCTCGACCGTGAGCGGTGCGTGCTGTGCGCGCGCTGCACCCGGTTCTCCAACCAGGTGGCGGGCGACCCGATGATCGAGCTGATCGAGCGGGGCGCGCTCCAGCAGGTGGGGACCGGTGAGGGCGACCCCTTCGAGTCGTACTTCTCCGGCAACACCATCCAGATCTGCCCGGTCGGCGCGCTGACCTCGGCGGCGTACCGATTCCGCTCCCGGCCCTTCGACCTGGTCTCCTCGCCGTCGGTCTGCGAGCACTGCTCCGGCGGCTGCGCCACGCGCACCGACCACCGGCGCGGCAAGGTCATGCGGCGCCTGGCCGCCAACGACCCCGAGGTCAACGAGGAGTGGATCTGCGACAAGGGGCGGTTCGCGTTCCGGTACCCCCAGCAGCGGGACCGGCTCGAGACGCCTCTGGTGCGCGACGCCGAGGGGGACCTCGTACCGGCTTCCTGGCCGGAGGCGTTGCAGATCGCGGCTCAGGGCCTGCTGGCGTCGCGTGGCAGAACCGGTGTCCTGACCGGCGGCCGCCTCACGATCGAGGACGCCTACGCGTACAGCAAGTTCACGCGCGTGGCGCTCGGCACCAACGACATCGACTTCCGCGCGCGCGTGCACAGCAGCGAGGAGGCCGACTTCCTGGCCGCCCACATCGCCGGTCGCGGCCGTGACCTCGACGGTACGGGCGTCACGTACACCTTCCTGGAGAAGGCGCCCGCCGTCCTGCTGGTCGGGTTCGAGTCGGAGGAGGAGGCGCCCGGCGTCTTCCTGAGGCTGCGCAAGGCCTGGCGCAAGCACGGACAGCGGGTCTTCTCGCTGGCCACGCACGTCACCCGGGGCCTGGAGAAGGCGGGCGGCACGCTGCTGTCGGCCGCCCCGGGTACCGAGACCGAGTGGCTGGACGCGCTCGCCGGCGGCGTCGGCCTGGAGGACGCGGGCGGCAAGGCCGCCGAGGCGCTGCGGGCCGAAGGCGCGGTGATCGTCGTCGGCGAGCGGCTGGCCGGTGTGGCCGGCGGTCTCACCGCCGCCGTGCGGGCCGCCGCGGCGACCGGCGCCCGACTGGTGTGGATTCCACGCCGGGCGGGCGAGCGGGGCGCGATCGAGGCGGGCGCGCTGCCGTCGCTGCTGCCGGGCGGTCGTCCGGCCACCGACCCACGCGCGCGTGAGGAGGTCGCCGCGGCCTGGGGTCTGGCCGAACTTCCGCACCGCTACGGCCGGGACACCGGCCAGATCGTCGAGGCCGCCGCGTCCGGCGAACTTCAGGCGCTGCTCGTCGCGGGCGTCGAGGTCGCGGACCTGCCCGACCCGGCACGCGCGCGTGCGGCGCTTGCCGAGGCCGGCTTCGTCGTGTCGCTGGAGCTGCGGCCCGGTGAGGTCACCGAGCACGCCGATGTCGTCCTCCCGGTGGCCGCGGTCGCCGAGAAGGCCGGCGCCTTCCTCAACTGGGAGGGCCGGGTCCGTTCCTTCGAGGCGGCACTGAAGCCCGACCAGATGACACGCCGCCCGGCGCCCGCCGACGCGCGCGTGCTCCAGATGCTCGCCGACGCCATGGACGTCCACCTCGGCCTGCCGGACCTGCGCACCGCGCGCGCGGAGCTCGACCGGCTCGGCGCATGGGACGGGCCGCGGGCCTCCGAGTCCCTGGAGACCGCCGCCCAGCTGCCGCGTCCCGCCGCGGGGGAGGCCGTTCTCGCCGGGCACCGCCTGCTGCTCGACCAGGGTGTCCTCCAGCAGGGTGACGAGGCGCTCGCCGGGACACGGCACGCCGCACACGCGCGTGTGTCGCCCGCCACGGCCGCCGAGGTGGGCGTCAAGGACGGCGACGTCCTCGCCGTGACCGGGCCCGCCGGGGCGGTCGAACTCCCGCTGCTGATCACGCAGATGCCCGATCGGGTGGTCTGGCTCCCGCTGAACTCCACGGGCGGAGGCGTCGCCTCCGACTCCGGGGCGACGCCCGGCGCCCTTGTCCGCATCGGCCCGGCGACGCTCATCGCCGACGCCCCCAAGGAGGTGGAGGGATGA
- the nuoH gene encoding NADH-quinone oxidoreductase subunit NuoH: MSPYFAAEDLSMFGRDPWWLVVVKAVFCFAFLLLSVLFAIVWERKVVAWMQLRVGPNRHGPWGMLQSLADGIKLMLKEDLIVKRADKVVYILAPIIAAIPAFMAIAVIPFGPAGNEVSIFGQRTTMQLTDLPIAMLYILACASIGIYGIVLAGWSSGSTYPLLGGLRSCAQMISYEIAMGASFASVFLYSGSMSTSTIVEQQQDRWYILLLPVSFILYIVTMVGETNRAPFDMPESEGDLVGGFNTEYSSIKFAIFMLAEYANMITVSAVSTTLFLGGWRAPWPISTFWEGANHGWWPMLWFIAKVQLLLFLFIWLRGTLPRVRYDQLMKLGWKVLIPVSVTWLMLVATVRTLRNENYDFAQIALYVCGGVLVLLLLSFIADMFRNAGKEAQAPAEPADFDPMAGGFPVPPLPGQELPPVPRRRPHQERELIVSGGVDTVSDGSLDGKEASDG, encoded by the coding sequence ATGAGCCCGTACTTCGCCGCTGAAGACCTCTCGATGTTCGGCCGCGACCCCTGGTGGCTGGTCGTCGTCAAGGCGGTCTTCTGCTTCGCCTTCCTGCTGCTGTCCGTGCTGTTCGCCATCGTCTGGGAGCGGAAAGTCGTCGCCTGGATGCAGCTGCGCGTCGGCCCCAACCGGCACGGCCCCTGGGGCATGCTCCAGTCGCTCGCCGACGGCATCAAGCTGATGCTGAAGGAAGACCTCATCGTCAAGCGCGCGGACAAGGTGGTGTACATCCTCGCGCCGATCATCGCGGCCATCCCGGCCTTCATGGCGATCGCGGTGATCCCCTTCGGCCCGGCCGGCAACGAGGTCTCGATCTTCGGCCAGCGCACCACGATGCAGCTGACCGACCTGCCGATCGCGATGCTCTACATCCTCGCGTGCGCCTCGATCGGCATCTACGGCATCGTGCTGGCGGGCTGGAGTTCCGGCTCCACCTATCCGCTGCTGGGCGGACTGCGGTCCTGCGCACAGATGATCTCCTACGAGATCGCCATGGGCGCCTCGTTCGCCTCGGTGTTCCTCTACTCGGGGTCGATGTCGACGTCGACGATCGTCGAGCAGCAGCAGGACCGCTGGTACATCCTCCTGTTGCCGGTCTCCTTCATCCTCTACATCGTCACGATGGTCGGCGAGACCAACCGCGCCCCCTTCGACATGCCGGAGTCCGAGGGCGACCTGGTCGGCGGCTTCAACACCGAGTACTCGTCGATCAAGTTCGCGATCTTCATGCTCGCCGAGTACGCGAACATGATCACGGTCTCCGCCGTGTCGACCACGCTCTTCCTCGGCGGCTGGCGGGCTCCCTGGCCGATCAGCACCTTCTGGGAGGGCGCGAACCACGGCTGGTGGCCGATGCTCTGGTTCATCGCCAAGGTGCAGCTGCTGCTGTTCCTCTTCATCTGGCTGCGCGGCACGCTGCCCCGCGTCCGCTACGACCAGTTGATGAAGCTCGGCTGGAAGGTCCTGATCCCGGTCTCGGTGACGTGGCTGATGCTCGTCGCGACCGTACGGACCCTGCGCAACGAGAACTACGACTTCGCCCAGATCGCTCTCTACGTCTGCGGCGGCGTCCTGGTCCTGTTGCTGCTGTCCTTCATCGCGGACATGTTCCGCAACGCAGGCAAGGAAGCACAGGCCCCCGCCGAGCCGGCCGACTTCGACCCGATGGCGGGCGGATTCCCCGTACCGCCACTGCCGGGACAGGAGTTGCCGCCGGTGCCTCGGCGCCGCCCGCACCAGGAGCGAGAGCTCATTGTCAGTGGCGGAGTGGACACTGTGAGTGACGGATCGCTGGATGGAAAGGAGGCGTCCGATGGCTGA
- the nuoI gene encoding NADH-quinone oxidoreductase subunit NuoI, with protein sequence MAEEPKETKPGFQNPVAGFAVTFKAMFKKRLTEQYPEQQKTTAPRFHGRHQLNRHPDGLEKCVGCELCAWACPADAIYVEGADNTDEERYSPGERYGRVYQINYARCILCGLCIEACPTRALTMTNEFELADSSRANLIYTKEQLLAGLEEGMVDSPHAIYPGTDEQDYYRGLVTEAAPGTEQQPAVSKGEDPQEAATTSGTDEPTSRKVVGR encoded by the coding sequence ATGGCTGAGGAGCCCAAGGAGACCAAGCCCGGTTTCCAGAACCCCGTGGCCGGCTTCGCCGTGACCTTCAAGGCCATGTTCAAGAAGCGGCTGACCGAGCAGTACCCGGAGCAGCAGAAGACCACAGCTCCCCGGTTCCACGGACGGCACCAGCTCAACCGCCATCCGGACGGCCTGGAGAAGTGCGTCGGCTGCGAGCTGTGCGCCTGGGCCTGCCCCGCCGACGCCATCTACGTCGAGGGCGCGGACAACACCGACGAGGAGCGCTACTCCCCGGGCGAGCGGTACGGGCGGGTGTATCAGATCAACTACGCCCGCTGCATCCTGTGCGGCCTGTGCATCGAGGCATGCCCCACGCGCGCGTTGACGATGACCAACGAGTTCGAGCTCGCCGACTCCAGCCGCGCCAACCTGATCTACACCAAGGAACAACTGCTCGCCGGCCTCGAAGAGGGCATGGTCGACTCGCCCCACGCGATCTACCCGGGTACGGACGAGCAGGACTACTACCGGGGTCTGGTGACGGAGGCGGCGCCCGGCACGGAACAGCAGCCGGCCGTCTCCAAGGGCGAGGACCCGCAGGAGGCCGCCACCACGTCCGGCACGGACGAGCCGACGTCACGGAAGGTGGTCGGCCGATGA
- a CDS encoding NADH-quinone oxidoreductase subunit J gives MSAQLAAYSTSTGEAFQFWVLGTVAVIGALCTVFMKRAVHSALCLAGTMIVLAVFYLANGAYFLGIVQIVVYTGAIMMLFLFVVMLVGVTAADSLKETIKGQRWLALVSGLGFGILLIAGIGNASLTEFNGLAEANANGNVEGLATLIFTKYVFAFEITGALLITATVGAMVLTHRERTERAKTQRELAEQRVREGKHVPPLPAPGVYARHNAVDIQGLLPDGTPSELTVSKTLRERGQVRDVSTEALNDLKALEQHAEERLGRSAIEPPHLKRTEEASK, from the coding sequence ATGAGCGCGCAACTCGCCGCCTACTCCACCTCGACCGGCGAGGCCTTCCAGTTCTGGGTGCTCGGCACCGTCGCGGTGATCGGCGCCCTGTGCACCGTCTTCATGAAGAGGGCCGTGCACAGCGCGCTCTGCCTCGCCGGCACCATGATCGTCCTGGCGGTGTTCTACCTCGCCAACGGCGCCTACTTCCTGGGCATCGTGCAGATCGTCGTCTACACCGGCGCGATCATGATGCTGTTCCTGTTCGTGGTGATGCTCGTCGGCGTCACCGCGGCGGACTCCCTGAAGGAGACCATCAAGGGCCAGCGCTGGCTGGCCCTCGTCAGCGGCCTCGGCTTCGGCATCCTGCTGATCGCCGGCATCGGCAACGCCTCCCTGACGGAGTTCAACGGTCTCGCCGAGGCGAACGCGAACGGCAACGTGGAGGGCCTCGCCACCCTCATCTTCACCAAGTACGTCTTCGCCTTCGAAATCACCGGCGCCCTGCTCATCACGGCCACCGTCGGCGCCATGGTGCTCACCCACCGCGAGCGCACCGAGCGGGCCAAGACCCAGCGGGAGCTGGCCGAACAGCGTGTCCGTGAGGGCAAGCACGTGCCGCCGCTGCCCGCGCCGGGCGTGTACGCGCGGCACAACGCCGTGGACATCCAGGGTCTGCTGCCCGACGGCACCCCGTCGGAGCTCACGGTCAGCAAGACGCTGCGTGAGCGCGGTCAGGTCCGGGACGTGTCCACCGAGGCGCTGAACGACCTCAAGGCTCTGGAGCAGCACGCCGAGGAGCGCCTGGGGCGGTCCGCGATCGAGCCGCCACACCTGAAGCGGACCGAGGAGGCATCGAAGTGA